One Brassica napus cultivar Da-Ae chromosome C4, Da-Ae, whole genome shotgun sequence genomic region harbors:
- the LOC106390777 gene encoding RNA pseudouridine synthase 1-like, whose protein sequence is MSASPLLLRNLFSANKILIKPYFANSVKAMEARHDLPITSLDYPKPISAPPPPISKDIELKRAIEASSNSSLFNLTRDYVLYEDEWLMAVNKPKGVYCESVLSSAPKIIVDSSNEFHLANRLDRDTSGVMLITKSHKVAAKLVKAFTEHKIRKSYIALSIGPSPNWSKITVKSGHGRSKHGAWRVYAALDVGRVLPGGSFVRDMETTFEVVSVNGEKNTNTEPSESESIIVVEGEPELSCVGDDVVVVRAFPQSGRTHQIRLHCQYLGIPIRGDVKYHGMYEWNGRASEGHELHAESLSLDHPVTGDPLVIQAPPPCWAAGDV, encoded by the exons ATGTctgcttctcctcttctccttcGAAACCTCTTCTCAGCtaacaaaatacttataaaaccCTATTTCGCCAACTCCGTCAAAGCCATGGAAGCTCGACACGATCTCCCCATAACCAGTCTAGATTACCCTAAACCCATTTCCGCTCCGCCCCCTCCGATCTCGAAAGACATTGAACTCAAAAGAGCCATTGAAGCTTCTTCAAATTCGAGTCTCTTCAATCTTACAAGAGACTATGTGTTATACGAAGACGAATGGCTCATGGCCGTAAATAAGCCAAAAGGTGTCTACTGCGAATCTGTTCTTTCCTCTGCTCCTAAGATCATCGTTG ATTCATCGAATGAGTTTCATCTCGCGAATAGATTAGACCGTGACACTAGCGGAGTTATGCTCATAACTAAGTCTCATAAAGTCGCTGCTAAGCTCGTTAAAGCGTTCACAGAACACAAGATTCGCAAATCCTACATTGCTCTCTCCATCGGACCATCACCAAACTGGAGCAAGATCACGGTTAAGTCAGGACATGGACGCTCCAAACACGGAGCTTGGCGCGTTTACGCTGCCTTGGACGTTGGTAGGGTCTTACCAGGAGGATCATTCGTTAGAGACATGGAAACAACATTTGAAGTTGTATCCGTGAACGGCGAAAAAAACACCAACACCGAACCTTCTGAATCAGAAAGTATAATTGTTGTCGAGGGCGAACCAGAATTGAGTTGTGTCGGAGACGATGTTGTTGTGGTAAGGGCGTTCCCACAAAGTGGTCGGACGCATCAGATTAGGTTACATTGTCAGTATCTTGGGATTCCGATTAGAGGAGATGTTAAGTATCATGGGATGTATGAATGGAATGGGAGAGCATCCGAGGGTCATGAGCTTCATGCTGAGAGTTTGTCGTTGGATCATCCTGTTACAGGTGATCCTCTTGTTATCCAGGCTCCTCCTCCGTGTTGGGCTGCCGGAGATGTTTAA
- the LOC106390634 gene encoding peptide chain release factor PrfB2, chloroplastic, which yields MSSLIINRSRSRAVLLWKTHVIKIASIFSHAFADSDSASGFSSDSARSFKTTSSGFGSRKISNLAFSRSNFVSTTRPLSSEAVHVASTCDGLTVERIIANQWPILDENESDWKSHAAAIAQSIQVIKRRLQWKKLLVRLRMLSVELNKPHLWDDPTHAGKISREHGSLTGKMKGVMTFERELLEHIDMLKLAKEEKDSELESETMSALMEMRRVSKEKELEALLSAENDHCSCYIEVQAGAGGTESNDWASMVMDMYKTWAQRRKFSVAVVDEMPGEMAGIKRATIKVNGEYAYGYAKAEVGVHRLVRISPFDSGKRRHTSFAAVAVIPILGDGSTRVQINDSDLRIERFRSGGAGGQHANTTDSAVRIIHIPTGITATCQNERSQHMNKASAMAVLQSRLDQLEMARQTAMNAQHTQSLTEISWGNQIRTYVLHPYRMVKDLRTNYEVSDPDSVLEGNLDGFILSFLSSSLDKGDDEN from the exons ATGTCATCGTTGATCATCAATAGATCACGTAGCAGAGCTGTCCTACTCTGGAAAACCCATGTAATCAAAATCGCAAGTATTTTCTCCCACGCGTTTGCAGATTCAGATTCGGCTTCTGGGTTCTCCTCAGATTCAGCAAGAAGCTTCAAAACTACATCTTCTGGATTCGGATCTAGAAAAATTAGCAACTTGGCTTTTTCCAGAAGCAATTTCGTCTCCACGACTCGACCATTGAGCTCAGAAGCTGTACATGTTGCTTCGACTTGTGACGGACTTACGGTGGAACGAATCATAGCTAACCAATGGCCGATTTTAGACGAAAACGAGAGTGATTGGAAGAGCCACGCTGCAGCAATTGCACAGTCCATTCAAGTCATCAAGAGACGCTTGcag TGGAAAAAACTGTTGGTGAGGCTTAGAATGTTATCTGTCGAGTTGAATAAGCCTCATCTCTGGGATGATCCAACTCATGCTGGTAAGATAAGCCGAGAGCACGGTTCGCTCACAGGGAAAATGAAAGGCGTTATGACGTTTGAGAGAGAGTTGCTTGAACACATTGACATGTTAAAACTAGCTAAAGAGGAGAAGGACTCGGAGTTAGAATCG GAAACTATGAGTGCATTGATGGAAATGAGAAGGGTTtcaaaagagaaagaacttGAGGCTTTATTATCTGCTGAGAATGATCATTGTTCCTGCTACATCGAG GTTCAAGCTGGAGCTGGAGGAACCGAGAGCAACGATTGGGCATCAATGGTAATGGACATGTACAAAACATGGGCTCAACGACGCAAATTCTCTGTCGCTGTGGTCGACGAAATGCCTGGGGAGATGGCAGGAATCAAG CGTGCGACAATCAAAGTGAATGGTGAATACGCTTATGGATATGCGAAAGCAGAAGTTGGAGTTCATAGGCTGGTGCGTATATCACCGTTTGATAGTGGAAAACGAAGGCACACATCGTTTGCTGCGGTTGCGGTGATTCCGATTCTAGGTGACGGGTCGACCCGAGTGCAGATCAATGACTCGGATCTCCGGATAGAGCGGTTCCGTTCTGGAGGAGCTGGTGGACAGCATGCTAACACGACGGACAGTGCTGTAAGAATCATTCACATACCAACTGGCATAACAGCAACTTGTCAGAATGAAAG GTCGCAGCATATGAACAAGGCTTCAGCAATGGCAGTGCTACAGTCACGACTAGACCAACTAGAAATGGCTCGTCAGACAGCAATGAATGCGCAACATACACAATCACTAACCGAGATCAGCTGGGGAAATCAGATAAGAACTTATGTTCTTCAT CCATACAGAATGGTGAAGGATCTGAGAACAAACTACGAAGTCTCTGATCCTGACTCAGTTCTTGAAGGAAATTTGGATGGTTTCATATTGAGcttcttatcttcttctttggaCAAAGGTGATGATGAAAATTAA
- the LOC125585882 gene encoding uncharacterized protein LOC125585882, with the protein MGDVHQEDAGVNGANNNGPPNQQRAARPIGTYDRPNIHDDEVVIVDEKTNDEILEKIVEAKGKGKVGEEKKTVKDGEVVTPASESSFVPPAYEPKLPFPGRFKRQLLEKYKALFDKQMSEVQVTMPIIDAFMLIPQYSKFLKDAVAAKKKEMEGMVILTHECSAIIQRLVIPKKLEDPGCFTLPCALGPMVFDRCLCDLGASVSLMPLSVAKKLGFTQYKKCRLSLVLADRSVKYPVGILEDLPVMVGNYEIPTDFVVLEMGEEAQDPLILGRPFLATAGAIVNVKEGKIDLHLGKGHVLHFDIKEVMRRPTVQGQVFYIEEMDALADEILEELSLEDPLQHALTVEKEAEVVENLESTAYGMMLDSHQGFFSEDQYEELPQMVHQEVSVTQQEDNKQDDWSELKAPKVELKPLPHGVRYAFLGPNETYPVIVSSELTESELSELLRTLKRFRKAIGYSLDDIKGISPSLCMHRIHLEDESMTSIEHQRRLNPNLKDVVKKEILKLLDAGVIYPISDSKWVSPVHVVPKKGGITVIKNDKDELIPTRTITCHRMCIDYRKLNSASRKDHFPLPFIDQMLERLANHPFYCFLDGYSGFFQIPIHPNDQEKTTFTCPYGTFAYRRMPFGLCNAPATFQRCMMSIFSDLIEDVVEVFMDDFSVYGSSFSACLSNLCRVLQRCEDTNLVLNWEKCHFMVKEGIVLGHKISEKGIEVDKAKIDVMVGLPPPKTVKDIRSFLGHAGFYRRFIKDFSLITRPLTRLLCKEATFSFDVECLQAFKKLKGELVSAPIVQPPDWDFPFEIMCDASDYAVGAVLGQKKDGKTHVIYYASQTLNDAQMRYATTEKEMLAIVFAFEKFRSYLVGSKVIVYTDHAALRHLLAKKDAKPRLLRWILLLQEFDMEIKDKPGVENGVADHLSRLRVESGIPIDEGLPEEQIMAIEAVIAVCETGRKLEEVQATEEKEPWYADLVNYLATGKEPLNLVGYAKKKFYKDVKRYYWDEPYLYILCKDQLYRRVVANEEINGILAQCHGSSYGGHFATFKTVAKVLQAGFWWPHMFKDTQDFVSKCDSCQRRGNITKRNEMPQNPILEVEVFDVWGIDFMGPFPSSFGNKYILVAVDYVSKWVEAIASPTNDARVVIKMFKSIIFPRFGVPRVVISDGGSHFINKLLEGLLKKNGVKHKVATPYHPQRVVRGSEVSQRHLKVAPAGSESKVKMVKKTKGRLEAERQEAESQEFALREKALTSEPTGSGTQRTVRQQTLAARKSKEPEKRAGKSVPVPTHEEGETESEDEPAPTKKAKMSKGKGVAVDRDRAKTPSVEELYDHLKNGVTWAPTRFADLDLLKELGLESDIEDVTCQFLSSLVVTYHDTAHVRQGWGKIRFKVNGREYNMNFKDIGRVMGFQDLEDHSLPKCENLPTELWKLITGNKHSTGADKNSHIRHPSVRYLHRLLVHAFYPRKQAGTTHLSISMDLRATTSSPMTESFPLELSVMLMTTLVVSRGGTKLRTER; encoded by the exons ATGGGAGACGTTCATCAAGAAGATGCAGGCGTCAATGGCGCTAACAACAATGGTCCAcctaaccaacagcgagcagctcggcccattggcacttacgaccgtccAAACATTCATG atgatgaagtggtgattgttgatgagaagaccaatgacgagatcttggaaaagatagtggaagccaaaggaaaaggaaaggttggagaagagaagaaaacagttaaagatggtgaagttgtcactcctgcaagtgaaagttcttttgttcctcctgccTATGAACCTAAGCTTCCATTCCCAGGTCGATTCAAGAGGCAgttgctagagaagtacaaagctctgtttgacaagcaaatgagtgaagtccaggtcacaatgcccattattgatgctttcatgctgattcctcaGTACAGTAAGTTCCTAAAAGatgctgtagctgcaaagaagaaagagatggagggcatggtgattctcactcatgagtgcagtgctatcattcagaggctggtcataccaaagaagctagaagatccaggatgcttcacattaccttgtgctcttgggcCTATGGTATTCGATAggtgtctctgcgatttgggagctagtgtcagcttgatgcccctatctgttgctaagaagctcggtttcactcagtacaagaagtgtagactttctctggtattggctgatcgttcagttaagtaccctgtgggtatcttagaggacctcccagtgatggttggaaattatgagatccctacagactttgtagtgcttgaaatgggtgaagaagctcaagaccctttaatccttggaaggcctttcttagcCACAGCTGGAGccattgttaatgtgaaagaaggcaagattgatctccatctgGGTAAAGGGCACGTTCTCCATTTcgacatcaaggaggtaatgaggaggccaacagttcaagggcaggtgttctacattgaagagatggacgcccttgctgatgaaatccttgaagagttgtcactagaggaccctctacagcatgctttgactgtagagaaagaggctgaggtggttgagaacctggagagtactgcctatgggatgatgctGGATTCACACCAGGGGTTTTTCAGTGAGGATCAGTACGAGGAGCTTCCCCAGATGGTTCACCAAGAAGTCTCAGTCACTCAACAAGAGGACAACAAGCAAGATGACTGGAGTGAACTTAAGGcacctaaagtggagcttaaacctcttccccatggtgtaaggtatgcatttcttggtcctaatgaaacttaccctgtcattgtgagtagtgaacttactgaaagtgagctatctgaacttttgagaacacttaaaagatttagaaaggcaataggttactcactaGATGACATCAAGGGGATATCACCCTCtctgtgcatgcataggatacatcttgaggatgaatcaatgacttctatcgagcatcaaagaaggttaaatcctaacctgaaggatgttgtaaagaaagagattcttaaactcctagatgctggtgttatttaccctatctcagattctaaatgggtatcacctgtgcatgttgtaccaaagaaaggtggtatcactgtgattaagaatgacaaggatgaattgataccaacaagaaccatcacatgtcatagaatgtgcattgattaccgaaaactaaactctgcatctagaaaggatcattttccattaccatttattgatcagatgcttgagagacttgcaaatcacccattctattgtttccttgatgggtattcaggatttttccaaatccccatacatcccaatgatcaagagaaaacgacattcacatgtccatatggtacctttgcatatcgaaggatgccatttggtctatgtaatgctccagccacctttcaaaggtgcatgatgtcaattttctctgatctgattgaggatgttgtggaggtatttatggatgatttctctgtctatggatcttcgttttctgcttgtttgtcaaatttgtgcagggtcctacagagatgtgaagacaccaaccttgtgctgaattgggagaagtgtcacttcatggtcaaggaagggattgtgctaggacacaagatttcagagaaggggattgaggtggataaagccaaaatcgatgttatggttggtctgcctccaccaaagacagtgaaagacatccggagttttcttggccatgctggattctacaggaggttcatcaagGATTTCTCCTTGATAACTAGACctttgaccaggctgctgtgcaaggaAGCTACCTTCAGTTTTGATGTGGAATGCCTACAAGCTTTCAAGAAGCTAAAAGGTGAACTCGTTAGTGCcccaattgtccagccacctgattgggattttccttttgagatcatgtgtgacgccagtgactatgctgtgggagctgttttggggcagaagaaagatggcaaaacccatgtgatctactatgccagccaaaccctcaatgatgctcagatgaggtatgccacaacagagaaagagatgctggcaattgtttttgcctttgagaagttcaggagctacttggttgggtctaaagtcattgtctacaccGATCATGCTGccttgagacaccttttggccaagaaggatgcaaaacccaGGCTTTTGAGGTGGATCCTTTTGCTCCAAGAGTTTGATATGGAAATCAAAGACAAACCCggagttgagaatggagtaGCTGATCATTTGTCCAGGTTGAGGGTAGAGTCTGGTATCCCTATTGACGAAGGACTTCCTGAGGAGCAGATCATGGCTATCGAAGCAGTGATAGCAGTCTGTGAGACTGGTAGGAAGCTGGAAGAAGTCCAAGCAACAGAGgagaaagaaccttggtatgcCGATTTAGTGAactacctagccacaggaaaAGAACCTCTGAATCTTGTgggctatgccaagaagaagttctataaggatgtgaaaagatactactgggatgagccctacctctacattctctgcaaggatcagctttataggagagtggttgcAAATGAGGAGATTAATGGGATCCTTgcacagtgtcatggatcatcctatggaggtcACTTTGCCACCTTCAAAACAGTTGCAAAAGtattacaagctggattctggtggccacatatgttcaaggatacacaagactttgtttcgaagtgtgattcttgccaaagaagaggaaacatcaccaagaggaatgagatgcctcaaaatccaatccttgaagttgaagtgtttgatgtctggggtattgacttcatgggaccatttccatcatcttttggcaACAAATATATCCTTGTggctgttgattatgtctccaaatgggtggaagccattgcaagccccaccaatgatgctagagttgtaatcaagatgttcaagagcatcatcttcccaaggtttggagttccaagagttgtaatcagtgatggaggttcccacttcattaacaaactgcttgagggacttctcaagaagaacggtgtgaagcacaaggtggcaactccttatcatccccaaa GAGTCGTGCGTGGGAGCGAGGTCTCACAGCGACACCTcaaggtcgctccagctgggagcgag AGCAAGGTGAAAATGGTTAAGAAGACCAAGGGAAGGTTGGAAgctgagaggcaagaagccgAAAGTCAAGAGTTTGCCCTAAGAGAAAAAGCTTTAACCAGCGAGCCAACTGGCTCAGGGACGCAGAGGACTGTGCGACAGCAGACGTTGGCTGCAAGGAAATCGAAAGAACCCGAGAAGAGGGCAGGGAAAAGTGTACCAGTTCCCACCCATGAGGAAGGTGAAACTGAGAGTGAAGATGAGCCGGCACCTACGAAGAAAGCCAAGATGTCAAAGGGCAAAGGGGTTGCTGTTGATCGAGACAGAgcgaaaactccatctgtggaGGAGCTATATGATCATTTGAAGAATGGAGTCACTTGGGCTCCAACCAGGTTTGCCGACCTCGATTtgctgaaggagttgggtctAGAGTCTGATATTGAG gatgtcactTGTCAGTTCCTATCCTCTCTTGTGGTCACTTACCACGACACGGCGCATGTGAGACAAGGATGGGGAAAAATCAGGTTCAAggtcaatggaagagaatacaacatgaacttcaaggacatTGGGAGGGTCATGGGGTTCCAAGACCTAGAAGACCACTCACTTCCCAAGTGTGAGAACCTCCCCACAGAGCTCTGGAAGTTGATCACTGGAAACAAGCACTCTACCGGGGCGGACAAGAACTCACACATCCGACACCCGTCTGTACGCTACCTCCACAGATTGCTAGTCCATGCTTTttacccacggaagcaagcgggtacg ACACATCTGAGCAtatctatggacctccgcgctactacttcaagccccATGACGGAGTCCTTCCCCCTGGAGCTCTCcgtgatgctcatgaccacattgGTCGTCTCCAGAGGTGGAACAAAGCTCAGGACAGAacgatag